The genomic segment TACGTATTACCGGCATATTTCCAACGGGTAGTGGTGGCTGCGGAGGTGATAGTGATACCACGTTCCTGCTCTTGCTCCATCCAGTCCATTGTAGCGGCACCGTCATGCACCTCACCGATTTTGTGGGTCAAACCCGTATAAAACAAAATACGTTCAGAGGTTGTGGTTTTTCCGGCATCGATGTGAGCCATGATACCGATATTGCGTGTCAAATGTAAATCATTCTTTGCCATTTTCTAATTCCTTTTACTTTAAGTTTTTTAATCTTCGATTGTCAGTCTCTTATAGTATATTAGAATCTGAAATGAGCAAATGCGCGGTTGGCTTCAGCCATTCTGTGCATATCTTCTTTACGTTTGTAAGCACCGCCTTGTTCGTTGAAAGCATCCATGATTTCAGCAGCCAGCTTATCAGCCATAGACTTACCGCCACGTTTGCGTGCAAAGATAATCAGATTCTTCATAGAGATAGACTCTTTACGGTCGGGACGGATTTCAGTAGGAACTTGGAAAGTGGCACCACCTACGCGGCGAGACTTCACTTCCACTTGAGGAGTTACGTTGTCCAATGCTTTTTTCCAGATTTCAAGAGCTGATTTCTCTTCGTTCTGCATTTTGTTCTTCACTGTTTCCAGAGCGGCGTAGAAGATTTCGTAAGAGGTATTCTTCTTTCCGTCGTACATCAGGTGGTTTACGAATTTGGAAACTTTCACATCATTAAAAACGGGATCCGGAAGGATAACGCGTTTTTTAGGTTTTGCTTTTCTCATTTGTCTGAAAGAATAATGTTTTTCGTTCTTGGTTGTTTACTTCTGTTTTCTTCAACTCTCCCACCGGAGAATTTACTCAACCTTTAGCATTTCCAACAAACTAAAACGTAAGTTATTACTTTTAATTTTTACTGCTTATCAGTTTCGGCCGCTTGATTATTTCTTCTTGGCGGGAGCAGCCTGTCCCGGTTTCGGACGCTTAGCACCGTATTTGGAACGTCTTTGGGTACGGTTGGCAACGCCTGCGGTATCCAAAGTACCACGAACGATGTGATAACGTACACCCGGAAGGTCTTTCACACGACCGCCGCGCACCAATACGATTGAGTGTTCCTGCAAGTTGTGACCTTCTCCCGGAATGTAAGAGTTCACCTCTTTACCGTTGGTCAAACGTACACGAGCTACTTTACGCATAGCTGAATTCGGTTTCTTCGGAGTGGTAGTGTACACTCTCACGCAAACGCCACGTCTTTGAGGACAAGAATCCAAGGCGGGAGACTTACTTTTCTCTACCAAAACCTCGCGTCCTTTTCTTACTAATTGCTGAATTGTAGGCATTTTAATTGTTTTTAGTTATATATTATTGTTTATATTAATTCAAAACTATACACTTTTGGGCTGCAAAGATACTAATAAGTTTTGAATAATCAATGCACTACAAGTTTTTTTTTGATTTTATGCTTCCCCCTTGATGTTGGGCAGCGGCGGGAGGGGCTGTTCGTCCGGCATGCGAATGGGGCCAAAAGCGCGTTCATATTTGCCTATATTCTCTTCGAGCGCGCGCAGCAGGCGTTTGGCATGTTCGGGCGCCAGCACGATGCGCGACTGCACTCCGGCTTTGGGCATCCCCGGCATCACCCGCACAAAATCCACGATAAACTCCGAGCTGGAGTGGGTGATAATGGCAAGATTGGCATACGTGCCTTGCGCTACTTCCTCTTTCAGTTCAATCTGCAATTGTCCGTTATTATTCTCCTGATTTTCCATAATTGTTTATACATCATTATTATTTATATAGATAGGGGCAAATATACTTCTTTTCATCGGGAACACACAACATACTCCGGTGTAAAAAAAGCCACTGCCCCCATAAAGCACAAAAAAAAGTTCCGCCCCTGCAAGCCGGCCGGCCTGCAAGGGCGAAATCTTTACACAGCCGCAGTGCCGTCCACCGCCAGCCGCCTGTCGCAATTCTCCCGCATGCAGCGGCAAGTCAACGCTTTCGCCAGCTCCGCTTTCAGCGAGAAGATTTCGGTGTGCATCTCCTTCACGCGTGCACTCAGCCCGAAGTAGTCCTGCAACACCTTCTCCAGCTGCCCGACGAGGAAGCCATACTGTTCCCTCACCAGCTCGCTGAACTCTTTCATCTTCTCCACTTTCTTCTTGCTCCGTTTGGAGAGGAACGGGAGGAACGCCAGCAGGCATTCCAGCATTTTTTCAATAATCGCTTTCATCTTTCACTCCTTTCTTTTTGTTCATAACCACAGATGCGCATCATCCCAACGGGTCCTGCTCCTCGCCGCCGCCCGGCACGCTGCCGCCTGCATCCTCCTCTTCTTTCTGCCCGTTCAGGTAGGTTTGCAGATCCACGAACTCCATTGCGTCTTCGGCGCGTGTAGAGGCCAAATCGGGGCGCACGCCGGTCGAAGGGCGGAAGTTGATGCGCACTGTCCGTATCTTCTTTGCCGTACAGTCCTTCTCCGTTTCCGAGCCCTCGGTACGCGCCGAGAGGCTGAACACCCCGAAATCGCGGATGTTCACCGAATGTCCGTTGTACAGGTTCTTGCGCATGCACTCCACGAAGTTGGCAATCACGCTGAGAATATCACCTTTGGAGAGCGAACTGTTCTCTTTCATCTGGTACGCAATCTTGTCGATGCCCACGCTCTGTCCCAAGGTAAGCAGTTGCGGATAATACTTCGCCGCTGCCGTTTGGTCCGCCACATTCTTACGCAATGCTTTTTTAAATACAATAGCCATACTCTTGTCTCCTTTTTACTTTTTTAAGTGAATATTGTCTTTGGTTTCTCCACCATCCCGGCTACCGGTTCTGCCGGATTGGTGAAACAAAGATAACACCGAGCGGAGGCAACACCGACCGCCGGGCGCCGCCGAACGTCGCCCATGTATCCGGATGTATTTATAAAGTCCTTAGATGCAAGAAGGGGCCATCCTCTTTCGGACAGCCCCAAGCACAACTGATTGTCACAGATTACCACATCTGCTGCTACGAGACGGATGCACAAGCATCCGACCGCACATCGTTTATTCCAACTGGTTATTTCATTTATTCATGCCAGGTGATAGTTCCACATTGAGCATTGTTAGATCCGGCACCAACTTTTGTATATCCTTTCATTCTTCCCAAAAATTTTTCTTTAGTATCTCCTTGCTTCAGAGTAATAGTTATATTGCCGCACTTTCCTCCTTTCCCGCTGCCAATCCCGGCTCCAAATTGGGTGCCGGTCGAAGTTATCATTGCATTTTTAATGGTAATGTCGCCGCACCACGCTCCTCCACGCGAGCCAATACCTGCCGGTTCATCTTCATTCGCTTGTGCTATAACCGTACAATCTTCAATATTAATATGCCAGCCACCGGTAGCGCTATATATCGTACCTATTCCACATCCTAAACGCCCACCTATTGCCGTCAATTTCCCGAAACCTACAATCTTAATGCTTCCACTTGTGCCACTATTTCCCAATTGAATACCCGAGGCACCAAAATCATTACTTTTCAAGGTGTTTTTATTTACTACCCTAACAGTAGGGTTACCATTTTGAATATGTAATGCTATCCCGGCAGACACATTTAAGCCATCAATATATATGGTTGGAGCGCCATTTGTAACAGTGATATTATTACCGGTAACCCCGGAACTTTGTGTAACATAATAAGATCTGTCATCTCCAATAGATAGAGGACCTGTTGATAAATCCCACAATTCTTTTCCTGCCTTATCTATAAAAGAAACAACATTAAAATCATATTGCTCCCCCGACAGCAAGCCACTGTCTGTATTAAACGTGGTCGCAAAATCTCTTCCATCTTTCCTACCCGCCACCTTCAGTTGCGTCTGTCCCGGCACAATGCAAGCCTTCCACTTCCGCGCATTCTCTCCATATGCCTTGATTGAGGAACTCCCCGTAACGGCACTTGTATTCAGTGATTGATTGAGAATGGTTACATCCGTTACATCTTCATTGAATGTAAAGATCACTTTTGCCATGCGGTGAGCGAACCGCAGCCTCAGTGCGCCATTGCTGATTGTTCCGTCGGCTACAAGGGCATCGCTCTTATAGTAATTATCGCTGATGCTTTGGTCGGCTTCCACAAAAGCGGTGGAATAGGCTCCGTTACTCTGGTAAGGATAATAGGCTTTCACTGTCGAAGCAGAGTGCTCCCCGCAATAGATTTTTTCGCCTACCGCCACCAATACCGAACCGCTTGCAGGGTATTTGTACTGCACGTTCTGATAGGCCGCACTGCCATCCACCGACACACCGATGTGGCAGCCGGGAGTGAATTTCGTATCGGTTTCTCCACCGTCGCCTGCTCCGGTAAACGTGCTTCTGGACACCACGATGTCTACGGGGATATCCCCGTCGTCCTTGCCGGTGTCGTCCGGCAGGAACGGCTGCCCGTCGCGCGAACAGGCGGCAAGCAGCAGGAGTGCGAAACAGAAACTGAAAAATCTAAAGATTGCGGTTTTCATACATGCGTCTTTTTTTATTGCAGGATTGCGTCAGAGTTGCTATCCTCCCCCGGTGCCCAAGGCGTAATATCGCTGCTGTCCACCACCAACTCCCGTTTCTTCACAGTGACAGTTACGGTATAGCAATTGCCTGCCGTCAGTTCTTTTTTCGACAGGATTCTGGCACTCAGATAGCTGTCGCTGCCCGATGCAATCGTCAGAAAGACATCCGCAGAAGCCGTTTGGGGAGGAACGATTGCCACGAAAGACTGTTGGGTATCAGTATTAGTAGTCTCCGTCTGGTTGGACAGGAGAAGGTCTACAACCTTGGCATCACCGGCAAGAGCCGCCACACCATTAGCCAGGCTGAACGTACCTTTGGCCTTCAGGCCTTTCAGCGTAGGCGCCATTGTGCCCAAGTCCTTCACAGAACTGCCGTCGGCCTTTAGCACAATAATAATTTTCGTCATGGAATGTGCAAACTGGAAATTCACATTGGGGCTGTTCTTGCTTCCGGCGGGTGCATTTCCTTCCCCATCCTTATCCGCAAACAGGAAGTCGAACTTCGCCTGTCCTGCAAGGCTCTGGTCGGTGGCTTCGAAAGCGATTGTCCCTTCTTTCTTTCCTCCTGCGCCGTCCGTAATATCGGCATCCGCCGTATACGGATAGTACGCCATGAAGTTCACCGTAACATCTGTCTGATTTTTGAAGCGGAAAGCGGTAGTCCCGCCGTCCCAAGTGCCTGCCGGGGTACGGGTGTATTTCAGGTTGACCGCATTGTTGCTCTGCTCCACACCGTCTATCATCACCCCCTGCATTTCATTATTCAGCGAGAAGATACCGATGGCATCGTCCTCCGCCCACTCTTCGTCCGCCATACGTGTCTGCACGCGTCCGTCCAGATTGGTGGTGAATACTGCCGCCACGCCGTTGGCGTTGTCTGTCGGCTCATTGTCGTTACTGCAAGCACCGAGCAACAGCCCCGCAGCCAAAACCATAAATACGTTCGCTTTCATTGTTATTCGCTATTTTAAAAATGTTATTATCCATCCGTCTGTCCGTTTCACACAGCATCCCCCTCCTCGCTTCCGGAGGGCACCCAGTCGGTGATGTCCGCATCGGGCAGCGCATCGTTCATCAGCTCCAGCGTGGCGTCCAGCGTCATGGGGTCTGTTCCCCGGTTGAAGTCGGAGAGCGCCCCGGTCATGTCACGCGCCAGCGTCTGCCGCTGTCCGTCGGTGGCAATGAGCACGATGATGAACTCCTGCCGCACATCCGCAGCCGTACCCAGCAAGTTGAGCTCCGCCGTCAGCACATCGCCTTCGCGCACAAAGACAGGACGCACCGTAGCAGGATCGCCCTGCAGCTTCAAAGCAGCGATGTCCAATGCAGGGGCAATGCCGGTTATGGAGGCTTCGGTTCCTGCCAGAATGCCGGGGTTGCCGCCCGCCAGCTTCATCTTCAGCGTCAGGCGGCGGGTGAGCTGCTTCATCGGAAGAGTCACCGCAAGGGTGTCGTCCGCCGCAATGCCTATGGTTGCGGCATTGCCATAGAGCACTCCGGGTTGCGGAAGCAGCGTGCCGTCCGGCAGGGATGCCACGCCCACCCGGTTGTCCGCACGCTCCATGCCTTCGGGCAGGTTGAATACGGAGAGCGTATAGCTGCCGGGAGCAAAGACCTGCGGACAGGGAAAATCGGCCGCGGGAACGCTCGTGTGGTAGTCCTGCACCTTCATGTAGTAGTTGCCGGCATAGCCGGTGTGCAGCAGCAAGGCGCCTTCGGCGGGATGCGGCGTGTTGCAGAAAGTGTCGTCGCGCTCGCAGGCGGCAAACGCCACCCACAGGGCAAGCCACCCAAGACATGATTTTGAAAATATAGGGTTCTTCATAAGTTCATCGGTTACTGTTCTTTGTTTTCAGAAATCGTACAGCAGGGAAACGCCCAGCTGATTGATGCCCCAATAATCTTTCACGAGTTTTCCGCTTTTGTTGCGGAGGACGTTGACCGTCCCGATGCGGGTGTATTCGTCGTATTCGGCACGAGTATAGCCTGCGGCGGCATGGAAGTCGAAAGCCCAATGACGGGTGAGGGGCAGGCGGTAACCGCCCGTAATGCCTCCGCCCTGATAGTCGCCGGCCTTGCCCGTAGCATCCAGTTTGTAGTGGAAACCGCCCCGGTGGTACATGGCTCCCAGAAAGCCGCGGCGGCGGGTGCCGAGATAACAGCGTGCTTCGGGGGAGACACGCCAGATTTTGTAGCGGCGTTGTTTCTCTTTCCAGCCCCAGTCGGCATAAGTGCCGTTCAGGAGAATGGCGATGCGGGCATCCGCCATGCGATATTCCAAGCCGAAATCGGCGGTGAGGGTGGCAAGGCGCAAGAGGTTGGTGCGGAGCGCAAAGGCCGACCCGAAGTCGTGCCGTCCGTCTTTGTCCGGCTGCGAGCCAAGCGGCGACGCAGACAAGGAGGCTGCCGGAACAATCGCCGTATCTGCAGCGCAATGAGTGGTATCTATGTCATGGGGCATATTCTCCGTTTCGGAAACCGCGTCTGCATCATCCGCCTGCTCCGAAGCCTGCGGTGCGGCGGGAAGCCTCAGACGCACTTCCACATAATCGCCTTCCTGCACATGGTTGACGGTGCGGAAGCATGCTTCGTGCAAACCGCCCCGCAGTATCATTTCGCTCTTCACGCGGTTGCTGCGCTCGCGGGCAGTCTTGCGGTCGGGGCAAAAACCCTCCACAAATACCGGAATGTTGCCCGAAAGGATGTCTTCCCGATGCATGCCTATCAAGACCATAAGGCGCTCCAACGCTTGCCCGTTCCCCTTGTAGGGTACGTAGAACATGCCTTTGCCCCGAACAAAACGAAAACAATACAGAGAATCGTCAGCAAGAGCGCCACTCGCCCTACTTTCTACAAAGCATGCCATAAACAGCAGTATTACAGCGAGTTGTTTCATGTGGTCTGTTTTTTAAACGTTCGTTTAAAGAACACCCTTTCAGCATTCTGTCACGCATGCTGTCACCGGTTATTTGAAAAAGATTTTTTCACACTTCATAGACTGTTTAATCAATTGGTAATAAGGATTATAATTCTGTTTCAATAAATTATAATTAAAATATTTTGAATAAAATTTGCGGTTCTATCTTCATGTTATTATCTTTGTGTTTTCAAACGAACGTTTAAAAAACACCCCACCCCATTTTTACCACTGCTCTTTCGACACCTCAAAGCAAGGGCATTGCTTCACCCATTCTTCGGGTTCAATCTCTCCGTTCCCGTTCAAGTCGGGGCTAAGGTCCCGATGTCCGCAGATGCGGCAGCCCGGATAGTCCAGCAGCAACGTGCGCACCAGCACGCGCAGCGAATGGCGCTGCCACCCGGTACGCGTATCGGCAGGCCTCCCTTTTTCGTCCAATCCGCCCTCATAGCAGATGCCGATGGAACGTGCGTTGCAGCCTCGTGCATGCGCCCCAATCCGCCCGACGGGGCGCATGGTTTTTATATCCCCGTTCTTGCGGATATAAAAGTGATAGCCGCATCCGTTGAATCCCCGGCGGCGGTGGGCCGCCTCAAGGTCGTGCTCCGTAAAACAACGGTCGGCACGCGTGGCCGAACAGTGAATCACAATCAAATCAATTTCTCTACAAGCCATAGTCTACTCTCTCCTGCTTTTTCTTAAGTTAAACATCTGTCATTTCCTCACCCTGCAAAGATAGGGCATGCCGCCCGCAAGGCAGACCGCCCCGCGTCGCCGAGAGCCTTATTTGTATTTATTCAGACTTTAATCACACAAAAAACTTGCATATCTCGCTAATAATCAGTATATTTACATAAACTTAAAAGCATACAAAAACATGAAAGAAGAAATGGAAAAAGACGAAAGATTCATCATCCGCACCTACGAGAAAGCAGAACTTGCACACCTCTACAACCCCAACATGCCCCTCGTCTCCGCCATGCGGAAGCTGCGTGCGTGGATACGGCGCAACCGCCAGCTCACCGACGCACTCACCGCAACCGGAGAGAACAAGCGCGACCACTCCTACACCCCCCGGCAAGTGTCACTCATCGTGGCGGTGCTGGGCGAACCCTGAAACAAGCCTCTTTTCGATAAAAAATCACCACATAAAACTGAAACAGTTCATGACACAGCAAGTGAAACAGTTTACACGCTATCTCCCAGCCCCTTACAGACAAAACTGGAACAGCAGGTGAAACACTTTGTGAAACCAATATAAAAGAAATAACCAAAATAGATACAGGTCCATTTTCTTGTTTTTTTTGATTCTCCCGAAAGCGCCGGATGCATAAAATCCCAACAAACCCGATTATCCCCGCAGGATACCGGAATTTCCCCTGAGGATGCAATCCGAATCCGCCCGCCGCATTTTTTTTCAAAAAAAAGAAAGAAGAGAACCCCGTCCGGCGGAGCCCTCTTCTTTCATTATCAAAATCAGTGATTGTATCAGCGTTATATATTACTCTTCCGCTTTTTCATCGACAGCATAGTCGAGCACCGTCTTCTTGTTGGCAAGCATGCGGTCGTACTCTTCTTTTGAACCGACAATAATCTTTTCATACTCGCGCTGGCCTGTACCGGCAGGAATCAGGTGACCGCAAATCACGTTCTCCTTCATACCTTCCAGACGGTCCACCTTGCCGTTGATGGCAGCTTCGTTGAGCACCTTCGTCGTCTCCTGGAAGGAAGCGGCCGACATGAAGCTCGAAGTCTGCAAAGCAGCGCGGGTGATACCCTGAAGAATCTGCGTAGAAGTGGCGGGAACCGCATCACGCACTGCAACGGGTTTCAAGTCGCGGCGCTTCAGCATGGAGTTCTCATCACGCAGCTTGCGGGCAGTGACAATCTGTCCCGGCTGCAGGTTCTGGGAGTCTCCTGCATCTACCACCACCTTCTTGCCCCAGATGCGGTCGTTCTCTTCCATGAACTCCAGCTTGTCCACTACCTGCTGCTCAAGGAAGCGCGTATCGCCCGGCTCGTCGATTTCAACCTTACGCATCATCTGGCGAACGATGATTTCAAAGTGCTTGTCGTTGATCTTCACACCCTGCAGGCGGTAAACGTCCTGCACCTCGTTCACGATATATTCCTGTACGGCCGTAGGACCTTTAATGGCAAGGATGTCGGCAGGCGTAGTGGCTCCGTCGGACAACGGAGTACCGGCACGCACGTAGTCGTTTTCCTGCACCAGTATCTGCTTGGACAACGGCACGAGGTATTTCTTCACTTCCCCGGTCTTGGAGGTAACGATGATTTCACGATTACCGCGTTTCACCTTACCCATTGTAACCTCGCCATCAATTTCGGAAACCACAGCAGGGTTGGACGGGTTACGCGCCTCGAACAGCTCGGTGACACGAGGCAAACCACCGGTGATATCACCCGCCTTACCAACGGCACGCGGAATCTTCACGATTACTTCGCCGGCTTTCACCTTCTGGCCGTCTTCCACTACCACGTGACCACCCACAGGGAGGTTGTATGTACGGATCAGCTCGCCGTCCTCGGTCATGATATGCGCAGTAGGCACCTTCGTCTTGTCCTTGGACTCGATGATGATGATTTCGCGCAAACCGGTGGATTCGTCGGATTCCACTTTATAGGTGACGTTCTCGATGACGCCTTCAAACTCAATCTTACCCGTAGCTTCGGTGATGATGACCGCGTTGAACGGGTCCCAACGGGCAATGAGCTTTCCTTTTTCCACCACTTCACCGTCGGCTGCATAGAGCGTGGAACCGTAAGGCACGTTGTGCGTGGAGAGTATGATGCCCGTATTGACATCCACGAAACGCACTTCCGCCAGACGGCCCACCACCACCTTCGCAGGTTCGCCCGCTTCGTCGATGATGTCTACCGTACGGAGTTCCTC from the Bacteroides eggerthii genome contains:
- a CDS encoding FimB/Mfa2 family fimbrial subunit; protein product: MKNPIFSKSCLGWLALWVAFAACERDDTFCNTPHPAEGALLLHTGYAGNYYMKVQDYHTSVPAADFPCPQVFAPGSYTLSVFNLPEGMERADNRVGVASLPDGTLLPQPGVLYGNAATIGIAADDTLAVTLPMKQLTRRLTLKMKLAGGNPGILAGTEASITGIAPALDIAALKLQGDPATVRPVFVREGDVLTAELNLLGTAADVRQEFIIVLIATDGQRQTLARDMTGALSDFNRGTDPMTLDATLELMNDALPDADITDWVPSGSEEGDAV
- a CDS encoding fimbrillin family protein; the encoded protein is MKTAIFRFFSFCFALLLLAACSRDGQPFLPDDTGKDDGDIPVDIVVSRSTFTGAGDGGETDTKFTPGCHIGVSVDGSAAYQNVQYKYPASGSVLVAVGEKIYCGEHSASTVKAYYPYQSNGAYSTAFVEADQSISDNYYKSDALVADGTISNGALRLRFAHRMAKVIFTFNEDVTDVTILNQSLNTSAVTGSSSIKAYGENARKWKACIVPGQTQLKVAGRKDGRDFATTFNTDSGLLSGEQYDFNVVSFIDKAGKELWDLSTGPLSIGDDRSYYVTQSSGVTGNNITVTNGAPTIYIDGLNVSAGIALHIQNGNPTVRVVNKNTLKSNDFGASGIQLGNSGTSGSIKIVGFGKLTAIGGRLGCGIGTIYSATGGWHINIEDCTVIAQANEDEPAGIGSRGGAWCGDITIKNAMITSTGTQFGAGIGSGKGGKCGNITITLKQGDTKEKFLGRMKGYTKVGAGSNNAQCGTITWHE
- a CDS encoding fimbrillin family protein codes for the protein MKANVFMVLAAGLLLGACSNDNEPTDNANGVAAVFTTNLDGRVQTRMADEEWAEDDAIGIFSLNNEMQGVMIDGVEQSNNAVNLKYTRTPAGTWDGGTTAFRFKNQTDVTVNFMAYYPYTADADITDGAGGKKEGTIAFEATDQSLAGQAKFDFLFADKDGEGNAPAGSKNSPNVNFQFAHSMTKIIIVLKADGSSVKDLGTMAPTLKGLKAKGTFSLANGVAALAGDAKVVDLLLSNQTETTNTDTQQSFVAIVPPQTASADVFLTIASGSDSYLSARILSKKELTAGNCYTVTVTVKKRELVVDSSDITPWAPGEDSNSDAILQ
- a CDS encoding DUF3575 domain-containing protein; amino-acid sequence: MKQLAVILLFMACFVESRASGALADDSLYCFRFVRGKGMFYVPYKGNGQALERLMVLIGMHREDILSGNIPVFVEGFCPDRKTARERSNRVKSEMILRGGLHEACFRTVNHVQEGDYVEVRLRLPAAPQASEQADDADAVSETENMPHDIDTTHCAADTAIVPAASLSASPLGSQPDKDGRHDFGSAFALRTNLLRLATLTADFGLEYRMADARIAILLNGTYADWGWKEKQRRYKIWRVSPEARCYLGTRRRGFLGAMYHRGGFHYKLDATGKAGDYQGGGITGGYRLPLTRHWAFDFHAAAGYTRAEYDEYTRIGTVNVLRNKSGKLVKDYWGINQLGVSLLYDF
- a CDS encoding DUF4248 domain-containing protein, producing MKEEMEKDERFIIRTYEKAELAHLYNPNMPLVSAMRKLRAWIRRNRQLTDALTATGENKRDHSYTPRQVSLIVAVLGEP
- a CDS encoding DUF3467 domain-containing protein translates to MENQENNNGQLQIELKEEVAQGTYANLAIITHSSSEFIVDFVRVMPGMPKAGVQSRIVLAPEHAKRLLRALEENIGKYERAFGPIRMPDEQPLPPLPNIKGEA
- a CDS encoding HU family DNA-binding protein — translated: MAIVFKKALRKNVADQTAAAKYYPQLLTLGQSVGIDKIAYQMKENSSLSKGDILSVIANFVECMRKNLYNGHSVNIRDFGVFSLSARTEGSETEKDCTAKKIRTVRINFRPSTGVRPDLASTRAEDAMEFVDLQTYLNGQKEEEDAGGSVPGGGEEQDPLG
- the rpsG gene encoding 30S ribosomal protein S7, with the protein product MRKAKPKKRVILPDPVFNDVKVSKFVNHLMYDGKKNTSYEIFYAALETVKNKMQNEEKSALEIWKKALDNVTPQVEVKSRRVGGATFQVPTEIRPDRKESISMKNLIIFARKRGGKSMADKLAAEIMDAFNEQGGAYKRKEDMHRMAEANRAFAHFRF
- a CDS encoding N-acetylmuramoyl-L-alanine amidase; translated protein: MACREIDLIVIHCSATRADRCFTEHDLEAAHRRRGFNGCGYHFYIRKNGDIKTMRPVGRIGAHARGCNARSIGICYEGGLDEKGRPADTRTGWQRHSLRVLVRTLLLDYPGCRICGHRDLSPDLNGNGEIEPEEWVKQCPCFEVSKEQW
- the rpsL gene encoding 30S ribosomal protein S12; translated protein: MPTIQQLVRKGREVLVEKSKSPALDSCPQRRGVCVRVYTTTPKKPNSAMRKVARVRLTNGKEVNSYIPGEGHNLQEHSIVLVRGGRVKDLPGVRYHIVRGTLDTAGVANRTQRRSKYGAKRPKPGQAAPAKKK